The window TGGTTTACTTATTTCCTGACCTCTCAAACTTACTTTACTCAAGTTGTTGATCTGTACTGTTTACATTCTGTTTTTCATCCAAATCACTTGTAAGTAAGACAAAgctataaattttattttttttttttgggtgattgtTGATTATGCTAATTACCATTTACTGAATTGAGGTTGAACTACATTACGCCCATTCCTTTGTCTCAGGAAGCTGACGTTGTGCACCATTTGTCTCTAAGGTTACGTGGGGCCAAAGTAACCATACGAGTGTTGGACCACCATTATTAACACTCATGCCAGAGTTACATGTGAGGATTAATATGTTCTTTCTGTATTTTGCAACAAAAGATGACATGCTTCATGTGAGTCAATAAACcattctttattttaatattgttttgttatatttttattatatcttGCTGGTGGATAATTGACCCATGACTACCCCAATAATGTCAGTTTGTTCTTAGATAACATTGATGATTTAGTCAATTGTTTAATTGTTCACAATgaacattcatttcaaaagggttATTTTAACTCCATGTAGAGTAGACTGGACCCATATGGATATAGAACGTTTAAAACGTGTCTTCAAGCAATAACTTTAGAAGTACAAATTGCCCATACAGGGGAACGTGTTCTCATTACTGTATTCTGTCAATTTTTGCTGCACTCCCTGGTTGGTTCATAGCCACCATTTTATTAAAGTAGTTCCTGTCTAACgttgccagcaagatgaattctcgcggtatttgtgagttcataaACTCCGGATAATACATCTTGTACGGACAGACAAATGGACAgagcaattaattctgttctcgcagaattactgtcagtttccttgttgaatttgaacagcgaaaGGTGgtgcttcgtgcatttttatctggtaaaaatGTTCGTGCTTTCCCTCCCCGATCCTCCCCTCCCTACAAGACAAAAGGCGACATTTTCATGCGTTGCCTTGATtgatcaaaacaaacgtgcaagaTGTcgcatcatccaatcagctcgcagtattgtacagcaagtccctcctttcccgAACAGATACTGTACTGCAGAGtgaagtcccagattgataataTGGAGAAGAACTCcttcgagtgaatcacaattatcaatctgttTTGCGAGGTGAGTTCCTGCCAGGACCAGGCAATAACTTTTATATGACCGGTCTAACAATGCCGCTTACTCGCTCTAacgagaagtgaagccaccggtggccatccattttgttttggtaaaaatagtaaaatcattgaaaaacatttttatctaGAGTAATAGTTGTGGCATTGGAAATGACAATGTTGGACACTTTGAActtaatttattacatttttgccaATCATTTCAAAGCTGCGGTAATGTGGGGGAACAGGTGACAAACTCCATGCCACTTTGGAGTTTGGATTTGATTTTGTGGAAATGGGAGCAATTTAAAATCCATCACTGTGGAACCAACGTCTTACACTGCGGGAAAGCGCAAATCCGGGTCATAGTGTACGTGTTAACTGAGATGCATTCCTATAGGCTACTTTGATCATGTGATCGATCAGGTGaatgctgcattcaaagaaGGTGGGAAATTGGTTATATCACACTCGGGTTGTACCACTTACGACCTCAAAAGTGTTCCAGACGAATatcaacaacaaagatggcttaTTAATTTCGATAAATTATTGTTCTGGTTCATCACAACATATTTTGACTACAGCAAACCTTCCTCCACAATTTCCTTTATTAGTAAAGGACTATCTTTTGTTATAAGCATTTCATGTAATAACACATGCAGGAGGTGTAATGGTATTTCTTCATGCACTCAGTGCAAATCACgctgtgttacgtgaagttatgtcgaGTAATTGAATTAATGTAGGCTTACAAAATAAAGACTTGAGATGTTTATGACAATTTGCCGTTCATGGGCTGTGTGTCTCCATAGGATAGGCTAGCGGCGAGCCATTGTTGAGTGGCGTGCCATAACACCCATCGGCGAAGTCGGGTccatacttttatttttccacttcGCGATTTACCTCCCATCTTAAAGTTGCGCTCCTGTGCGCTTTTCCTGGTATAAGATCTGAATAATCTGATTTCCCACTTTCATGGAATGCAGCAGTAGTTGGGGGGCGTTGGCCGGCTCAGTGACGTCACTGCCCTAGTACAACCGATTGACTAGAGGGCGTACTGTACTTGACATAATCTCCGTGAACAAACTCAACTCTCGTGATCGCGAACATTAGCTACTCTTAATTTGTACTACAGTCGAGTGCTGTGTAAAAAGTCAGCGAAAATGATTAAAAACGGCCACCACGACACGGAGCAGCAACTTGGGGAAGGCGGCCGTAGTGATCAGCTGGCAGGTTCAGGGTGCAGCCCGGAGAAAAGGAAGCGCGTTGTCCGGCTTTGGTGTGACGGCTGGTAAGACGTCCATTTAACCTCACCGCTATGTTTAACTCGGTGAAATTTACTCAACGCGTATTGCAGGGTGTCAAGGCACAGAAGACTCGTCAGtatcataataatgcatagCATATACGAACAGTGCTCGATAGCATGCTAACGCTAGCTGCCTGGCTGTACTTTACACTACATCGAGGTAAATAATCTACATGTCATCTTGACGACAGTCTTTGTGTTACTAAGAGCTTCAAAAACGCACGTGTTATGTTTTCCCGATCTTTTTATTAGATAAGCGTCGGGTTACGTAACGTATATACGAGTCGGTGCATGCTCAGGGCAAGATGGGAACATTTGTTTCCGCATAAACATCTTCTTGAACAAGACAGACATACAATCCTTCAATTGAAACTGAGTAAAGTACTGTTTGCACATCAATCTATTATCTGTACAGCtcggcaaaaaaaaactgacaaaaaaaacagcagtatCAGACATCTCTACTAAAACCAAAACTTAGTGACTTCTCGTTCTTTAAGTCAGAGCCCAAAGTCAGTTTGGGCCCACCATAAACTGCAGACCCCCATTATAAAAAGCTGTTTATAAATACATTCACTCAATCAGTCGCTGCTCAAGTAAGTTTCTGAAAGCTTGCCTGACATGCATCTGTGTGTCTCACTTGGTGTTTATAAATAACAAACATAATCAACATGCCCTTTTGCCCAACAAGCTTGTTGATTTACGCAAGGATCGGAGGAGAGTAGCCTGTTGATAGTTAGCAAAATTTAATTatgacaaaatgtggaaaaaaatgtgcaatttcgTGTATTTTGGGAGGTACAGTAAATGGAGCGCCAGGCTTTTCCCAAAAGCACAGTTACACCCTCTGGCTTCTTCATTAAGTATCAAGCATAATGTCATGAGATCCATATCAGGAGTTTTATCAATAATTTAAGATATCTTTCATCAACAGGGGGGAAATTCAGGTTAAGGTTCAGGTGAAGTCATCCTTTATCACAAATAAGCAGTTTGATTGGTAGACTGTATATTcaagagtatatatatatatatatatatatatatatatatatatattttttaatattgtggcTTTGAAGTGATACAAAACTGTACTGCACTATACCGTGagctgtttttaatattttggttaCATTTTAGAAAACACTGACTATACAAACATAGTAAACTAAAAAGACTAATCTTAAAAGCATCCATGTTTTCTAACCCTTTATGCAATGGATGTAATAAAATGATGAAGGCGTACatatgaaagagagagagagagagaaatcaaCATCTTATGTCTGTAGTCATAACATTTCTCCCATTAACCTTTGTCGTCCATGTGTTTGGGgtttatgaaatgtttttatagATTTGTTAATTTTGCATCTTATATATTACTATATTGTTACAGCAGTTTATACCAACAAATACTTGGTAACAGGAATAGTGGTTAGTCCCAGGTTCAAACCTCTGTTGAGGTGCTCATGTGTTTTGTTGTGAAGGACAGGTTGAGTGTGAGTGCTTGTTAGTTACATGTGATCTCCTGCGTGTTGCCCAAAGTCATCCGCCATCCCACTGTGTAGCGTTTTTTACGCTGATGAGGTTTCTGTGTTACTCTACTTTCTTTGTAGTTATGACATGGTCCACTATGGTCACTCCAATCAACTGCGGCAAGCTAAAGACATGGGGGATTACCTCATCGTTGGAGTGCATACAGATGGTAAGGAACCAATTTACAGAAACTTGATTTGATTGGCTGCCATGTGTTGTTTGTGGTGTTTAATTGTATGCCTCAGATTTGTTTAAATGCTCACAATTACAAGTGCTGCCTTTGATTTTACACAACTTTGTGGTGAACAGATTTGTAAAATGACTTGCATTAGCTTTTTTCCCGCtggtaatatactgtatatcaatagttaactcattcactgagttaactattgaagtcatgtgattaattacaattaactcattcactgccattgacggcaacagacgtcaaaaattaatttcaactatttctagtagtttaacattttttccacttttgttaacaagagtatgaaaacctagatttttttaattgtacatttagaacatattaacacattaaaaatttctaatcgtaattaattgcatgacttcactagttaactcatgattaatcacacattttgtatcagttctaaatgtacaataaaaacaaatctaggttttaatactgttgttagcaaaagtgggaaaaaatgttaaactaatagaaatagttcaaatgattttttgacgtctatagccgtcaatggcagtgaatgacttaatatTCATCGTCTCATGCCATCAAAAGCGGAAATCTCCAAGCACAAGGGCCCGCCGGTCTTCACTCAGGAAGAGCGCTACAAAATGGTGCGGGCCATCAAGTGGGTGGATGAGATTGTGGAAGGTGCACCCTACGTCACCACCCTGGACACTCTGGACCAGTTCAACTGTGACTTCTGTGTACACGGAGGTATAAATAAACCTGTTGTCCAAAATCCTCCGTCATGatgccaacattaaaattggGCCTGTTTTCTGAACAGATGACATCACGCTGACTGTGGATGGCAAGGACACGTATGACGAGGTGAAGAGGGCAGGACGCTATCGGGAATGTAAACGCACTCAGGGAGTCTCCACCACAGACCTTGTGGGACGTATGCTTCTCATGACCAAGTCGCATCATAGCAACATGGTGAGTTGATCCTTCCACTTCTTTGCGTTATACGCTCTGTCTGGGAACGGTTTTATTTCTAAGGCTCTGTTCCCCCTACAgctaaatcagatttttttttctcttgaataTGTGACACGTatctgttttttgtattttttttgtatgcatgtGTGAACAGTGCAGTTCTTTTGCTGTGTTCCGTGATGCCGgcatgtcacaaaaacaaaaacatcaaggATGCATGTTCTTTATTGATAGTACACGTTTTGGAgtcaaaaaagtcaacttcatGAAGATTTGATGAGAAATGAGCAAGTTATGACTCTTATCAGTCTACTTGCATTACCTTTTGCCGATCATTGACGTAATAGACAGTGGATTTCATTAGCATATTAGCTTTGTTGCGCAGATTTCATCTTAGTGCCTTATTCTTCTTCTGTGTTTGTCATGGGTGTCGAACTCAAAGCCTGTGGGACAGATTCGGTCCACCACATCCTTTTATGTGGCCCGGGAAACTAAAGCATGTGTTTCAATGATCCTCACTTAGAATAtgtaaaatgaacatttcaaattgtcatgtgtgataaataatattttttttgttacttttttttttacagtcagtTGAACAAAATATCCTTGtcttttgatttcaaaactaataatccatcaatttgttgtgtacaTGTAATAATATGATTAGATgatgaaacatttatttgatttcacGCAGTATACAACACATAACAGCCTTCAGAGTAAAGCCGTAACGACAATTTAGCCTGCCACAAAATTGAGTTTGTACGTCTTTATGTTGTTGCCATCCCAGTTTTTGGACTGAGAGGCCACAGTTGAATTAAATTGACTTCAAATCATAACACGATGACAAACTTGTGTCGCTGAAACTGGTTAAACGGTCGGCATTCCTCAATGGTACTTGAAGCACTGTTGTATTCAATTGATTTCTTTGCATTCCTTGAAAAGGACTTGTACAACTACATATTTGAttggaactttttttaaaatatgtgttCTATatgaagtatttattttatgaacaaatataaaaaaatatatcataggAAATTAATTTCTTGCCATTTTAAGGAACAAATGCTACATTGGGATGTACATGTCtttcttttaatttatctttcattggtttaatagaaatattatatgttaaaagtactagtggtatcagtggtttggtattggtgactacgcAATAATTGAGTACTCATACATGTAttggattgaaaaaaaagtggtattgaacatcttCTACATTCTAAACATTCTAAACATGTTTATCCTTGAAATAATATGGCTGATTGGCAATTTGATAGTTGTGTCACGCAAACAcaaccaattaactcatttgctcccaaaaacgtataaatacgttctaatttaaatgttttatgtgtcccaaagatgtatttatacgtttgtttttttaatgctaagaGCGTACAGAAGGATtttatgcagcctctcaactgcaaagaacggttgaagaaatggtagttattacacaaacggccagcaggtggcagcagagcaaattagatcaaccatggccatgatgaaaaaaaagctattttctcctgtgttttaaatagatttgtgaataatgatgacatttagctatattctaatgttaattgctgcaaatcggaaacatatagaaataaaaaaaaaatcctgatgaaagaagagactctaatctttcttttggtcggttccttgtttttatagcaatagaacacaatcttctgtggaccttgcaaaatcagtcaaaatccagtaaaacagccgggagtgaagggggttgcttcagtgcaaatggctgggagtgtgaatgagttaaatattaaaCACTAACTCAATtactttttcagtttttcatttctgaattgaaaatgaaaagagaaaatgaTATGTGAATTGGTATAATATTTACATTCTGCTCATTTACTTAATCAGATCATATTGTCCTCAAATAATTTTCTGCAGGATAACCCAGATTATCAGAAGCACACGGACAATTTTGGGAAGGTACGTAAGTGTCAGTTATTTTGGTTCCCTATTAAGcgcgttatttaaaaaaaagacaaaaacaaattgtttgtCATAATgacttgttgtgttgttgtgtcaaAGGGTCCGAAAGGGCACAGTCCATGGACTGGAGTGTCTCAGTTCTTACAGACGTCACAGAAGATCATCCAGTTTGCCTCGGGGAAGGAGCCTCAGCCCGGAGACACCATCATTTATGTAGCGGGGGCGTTTGACCTCTTCCGTATCCTTACATTGACAAAACAACCTCAACATTTCCACTCTGGTGGTGTGTGTTGTTTACAGAACAGCATCACGTAACCCACAAACCTTTCAAATGTGTCTCAGAGCCGATGCTTTTTATATCATCCCCGCACTGTGTAAACAATGAAAGTATGTCACATTCAGTCATGAATGGTGAAACACACAGCTTGATAACGCTTTTCCAGCAAAGTGATATTTACTCAAACCAGCAGGGAAATATTCACATAATTCAAATACTCAACTCAAAGATAGGCCATTcttttggatgtgtgtgtgtgtgtgtgtgtggtccccTGGTCCCTTGGTCCCTTGGTCCCCTGGTCCCCTGGTCCCCTGGTCTTGAGCTTTCTGTAAATGGGGATCATTTTGTAGCTATTTAAAtacaggcgctcccctacttacgaacgagttacgttccgagcgatcgttcgtaaggtgaatttgttcgtaagttgcttcagcgctatattttgcttcagcgctatattttgtattataatttatgtttaaagcctatataagtatattgaaggtttatataagtatgtttaaggcttgtataagtaacctgtattggtttgtactgaaaaaaaacatttaataaaatggagagaatacgtacagtgctgtactgtactacgtatgttagagagagagagagagagacacacacagtatgtacatgtacgtaataagataaataaaaggaagtttaacttacttttggaagatgtactcgatgcttaaggagatgatggaggaggaagaggaggattttatatcatgagagggtcttcgtcgtcgctggaatgggctttaaaagttacttcctccttcatggggaccggcttttcttcctcttcctcctcgacacgttgctgagcctccaatgctgggtgagctctcacagcgccaagcgtcggtattagcggcggaaaggaGCAcgactcggaaaaaggcgcgcatacaaaatctaatttaccgaacatttttcgacatactgtacgcgcagacatgttcgtatgtaccgttgttcgtaactcgaatgttcgtaagtaggggagcgtctgtagatGTTAtctactgccatctgctggatatGTTGTGTAACTGCCCAACTTGCCCCCAATGCCAAATaatcttgttgttgttgcctttACTTGTAACTCCTGGCAGACATCGGCCATGTTGACTTCTTGGCGATGGTCTCCAAGCTGGCAGAGAGACCCTATGTCATTGTAGGTCTGCATTTTGACCAGGTACGCCAAATAAGGCACATTTACGCAAACCTACCACAAGTGAAAACTCTcctgttttttgggggattgaAGCCACTGATAGTTTGACACAGCACTTTATTCTACTCAGGAAGTGAATCGGTACAAGGGAAAGAACTACCCAATCATGAACGTCCACGAAAGGACCCTGAGCGTCCTGGCTTGTCGGGTAATAGCACAGACGCACACGTTCGCAAACACAAATAGTGCCAAGTGTTTTGGTCAGTGGGCTTTAGTTCAACAATGACACTTTGTGGTGTCATGAAACACAAATCTTATTCCGTATGTATTCATTCCTTTTGAAACCACTGGTTCACTATCCAAAGTGCTTGATGGTGAGATTGTGGTGACAATTGTCTCTCCATGTGTGCAGTATGTGTCCGAAGTGGTGATTGGTGCGCCTTATGCAGTGACCAGAGACCTGCTGGATCATTTTAAGGTAGGTGGCTTGTGTTGCTTTGTCCTTTTTCATTGTGAAAGCagttagaatttttttcccctcactgtATTTGCATGTAAAATTGGAAATACAATataaaggaaaatgtcaaaaataatcaCGTGATAACCAAGTCACCTATTTATGCAAGTTCAGTCAGTGTTGgaataatgattatttttgtctttgggATTACCGAGGCTCTAATTTAAAATGATATCATGCTAATTGAATTGTATTTGCAGGTGGACCTGGTTTGTCATGGCATGACTAAAGTATTTCCTGACAAGGATGGCTCGGACCCCTACGCTGTGAGTTGAGATTCATTTTGCAGAAGATGCAAGTGCAGCACATGGGATTTTGTTACTTGTGGTTTGTTATCATATAAAGGGGAATTTCAAATTTACCCACGCTTGTAAAATTCATGATGCTTTATTGCAGAAGTCCAAATGAGTGATTCAAGTGGGACTTAATTAAGCTAGTATAAAGCAAAAACTTGCAATTCTGGACTCCTCAGTCCTTTTTGCTGTGCGAGCccccgctcctgattggtggactgttttcgcGGACATGTTAGGAGTTTGATtcctgtgtcttgtctgcatataCAAATTCGGCTGTGCGAACCCCCGCTGCTGATTGCTAGGCTGGTTTCACATTCGTTCCTGGTtagctgctaaaaaaaaaaaagagctcaaaaTGATCTCttgcactttaactcattcactgccattgacaactatagacgtaaaaaattcatttgaactatttctattagttttacactttTTCCGCTTTTGTCAATAAGAgtatgaagaaaagaaaaaaaaaatgaacatttagaacagatataaaatttatgattaatcgtgagttaattatttaagtcatgtgattaactcattcactgccattgacagctatagacgtcaaaaattcatttgaactatttttattagtttaactttttttttccatttttgttaacaagagtatgaaaacctagaatttgttttttgtacatatagaacagatataaaatatgtgattaatcgtgagttaactagtgaagtcatgggaataattacaatttaaaaaaaattatcgccttatgcccctaatttaaaaaagaaaaaagaaaaaaagattattaaaatttaggggcatcaggcaattacattttttaactcattcactgccattgacgtcaaaaatgtatttgaactatttctattagt of the Vanacampus margaritifer isolate UIUO_Vmar chromosome 7, RoL_Vmar_1.0, whole genome shotgun sequence genome contains:
- the pcyt2 gene encoding ethanolamine-phosphate cytidylyltransferase isoform X1 is translated as MIKNGHHDTEQQLGEGGRSDQLAGSGCSPEKRKRVVRLWCDGCYDMVHYGHSNQLRQAKDMGDYLIVGVHTDAEISKHKGPPVFTQEERYKMVRAIKWVDEIVEGAPYVTTLDTLDQFNCDFCVHGDDITLTVDGKDTYDEVKRAGRYRECKRTQGVSTTDLVGRMLLMTKSHHSNMDNPDYQKHTDNFGKGPKGHSPWTGVSQFLQTSQKIIQFASGKEPQPGDTIIYVAGAFDLFHIGHVDFLAMVSKLAERPYVIVGLHFDQEVNRYKGKNYPIMNVHERTLSVLACRYVSEVVIGAPYAVTRDLLDHFKVDLVCHGMTKVFPDKDGSDPYAEPKKRGIFRTIDSANSLTTDDIVQRIIENRLQFEARNQKKEAKEMVVIEAMKRNEEQTRTAH
- the pcyt2 gene encoding ethanolamine-phosphate cytidylyltransferase isoform X2, translating into MVHYGHSNQLRQAKDMGDYLIVGVHTDAEISKHKGPPVFTQEERYKMVRAIKWVDEIVEGAPYVTTLDTLDQFNCDFCVHGDDITLTVDGKDTYDEVKRAGRYRECKRTQGVSTTDLVGRMLLMTKSHHSNMDNPDYQKHTDNFGKGPKGHSPWTGVSQFLQTSQKIIQFASGKEPQPGDTIIYVAGAFDLFHIGHVDFLAMVSKLAERPYVIVGLHFDQEVNRYKGKNYPIMNVHERTLSVLACRYVSEVVIGAPYAVTRDLLDHFKVDLVCHGMTKVFPDKDGSDPYAEPKKRGIFRTIDSANSLTTDDIVQRIIENRLQFEARNQKKEAKEMVVIEAMKRNEEQTRTAH